tacagtagcctggaaaggttgagagtctaATACAGTAACTGTTCTAATACAGTAGCTGGGGTTGGTGGGTTTAGATGTGTCCCTAGAGAACAGTCTTGAAAGGCTGGGCACAGGGCCTTCTCCATTCGCGGTCCATAATCTTGCAATGCTCTTCCCTAGTAGACATCTAGGGCATCCTTGCAAGTCAGGCTAAGGCTTGCTGCAGGTGTTTGTGGTACAGAATGTGCTTACTGCACGTGCTCTTGGATTTGTTTGGCAGCTTGCCTGTCGTGAGCGTGAACTCCATtaggctgtggaatagtctcttGGAAAAGGAGTGAAAACCCGCTTCACTTGTGACATCAGATGGAATCACTCTGCATTTATAAAGCGATCATGCATTGGCTGGGAGCTGGACTGGATGAGGCCTAAGATGGCTTCCCCATCTTTAACGTGGATGATTCTAGATCTAGTTAATTTTTAAAGCACGTGAAAACTTCACCTTTACTAGTTTGGTGGCAGCAATCTACTGCCTTCAGTCTCCCAAGTGTCTTCTCTCTGTTTTCTCTAGGCAAAGAGCGTGACGATGCAGCCCTCCATTGCAGCTGGTTTATAAAGTTTGCCTTAATGAATACAGTTTTGGGGACTATTCCCATCTTATTCAGGCATCCATCCATTTATGGCCTGTCCCGGATCACCAGTAGCCTGTACCTCAGCAATGGTACGGCTGCCAATAACAAGCTCCTGCTCTTCGCCAGCCAGATCACTACTGTCATCAATGTGTCTGTGGAGGTGGTGAACACCTTCTATCCAGACATTCACTACATGCACATCCCTGTAACTGACACCCCCATCTCTCGCCTCTACGATTACTTTGACCTCGTGGCAGATAGGATCCATAATGTGGACCTACAGCAAGGCCGGACACTGCTACACTGCGCTGCAGGCATCAGCAGGTCAGCTGCCCTGTGTCTGGCCTATTTGATGAAGTACCATGCCATGTCTCTCGCGAATGCTCATGCCTGGGTCAAGTCCTGCCGCCCCATCATCAGACCTAACAATGGGTTCTGGCGACAGCTTGTCCAGTATGAGTATAAACTCTTCGGCACCAATACAGTCCGAATGGTCAACTCTCCACTGGGTTTGATCCCGGATCTCTATGAAAATGAAGTAAGAATAATGATAGCATTTTGACTGTAACTAGGTTTACCACATCTCATGAAGGAGCCCAGAGGGAAAACAAAGGGGCAGCTAAGCTTGATGAAGTTTGGAACGTGGACAATAAACTCTTCAGCCCGGTGAGGTTTACTGCCCCGCTGGTATAAGTATAGGGGATTAGCTGAGACGAATGGGGCTATCTggtttttattataaataaaaccAAATTTAAACTACACTGTTCGGTTTCACATCCCATTTGTATTGACTTCTGATAGGAGCTCTAGGTGCTGTCTGAATGCTACTGGTATGTGTTAAGAAAGCATCCTTTTATCCCACCATTGTGAGATGTTCGTCATCTCTGGCTCTGTTCACGCTCAGGGATAGATTCCAGCGGAAACTCAGAACAATGGGAAAGTTGCCAACTATTCTTTTTCTAAATAGGAATTGAAATGAAGTGTTCTGAAAAACTGACCCCAAGCCCAATCCTTTGCTGTGTTGCAGAGATGCTAGAGATGTCCCCTGCATCCCTGTTTCCAGAAGCTTAAGGATTCCCTGCCTTCTCCCTTCACCTCTGCATCTCATTACCCCCACTGCCTTTCTGCTGGAGGATGCATAGGCACTCCTCCCTTCAGAGATCCTTAATcatctgagggaattgcttgcaAAAACCTGGTGACTTCCACACCCACACTACGGCTCAAGGTTCTGCCTCTGCAGCACTGCTAGCCTGTGCAGAGAGAAAATGGGACCAGGAAACAGGCAAACATGGGGTTCCTACATGGCAGTTTTGATCAGTGTCACAAGATCACCAGCCTTCCTACAAACTTGAGGCCTGATCCTATCAGGAGCAGGCCCCATCTTTTTAGTTCCTGAAGGATTACAGTGAAGTTGTCAGGTGTCCTTGCTTTGGCCATTTTGGCTTGAGCAGTGGCAGCAGCTATCTCAGTCATTACACTCCCCTCAAACCGTcgagtctggcacctgaggcttGGGGCTGCATGGAGGATCTCCATGTTTGAAGGGGAAGATCTCTTCAGCCTCAGGGAACAGAAGATGATGTAGAAATGATGGACACAATGTCCACTGTTATGCCTCTTCAGCCTGGTATCCTGGCGAGATCACCCTATGTCTGCTGGTTTCCACGCTTATTTTAACTCTGTTGTTGAACTATACAACAGCCCTAATACAGTGCAAGGCAGAAGCATGGCTCAGGGGCACAGTCCAATCCCATCCAAGGTgaaaggtcttgtctacact
This genomic stretch from Lepidochelys kempii isolate rLepKem1 chromosome 15, rLepKem1.hap2, whole genome shotgun sequence harbors:
- the DUSP18 gene encoding dual specificity protein phosphatase 18 — translated: MNTVLGTIPILFRHPSIYGLSRITSSLYLSNGTAANNKLLLFASQITTVINVSVEVVNTFYPDIHYMHIPVTDTPISRLYDYFDLVADRIHNVDLQQGRTLLHCAAGISRSAALCLAYLMKYHAMSLANAHAWVKSCRPIIRPNNGFWRQLVQYEYKLFGTNTVRMVNSPLGLIPDLYENEVRIMIAF